From Ostreibacterium oceani, one genomic window encodes:
- a CDS encoding Sau3AI family type II restriction endonuclease codes for MLDITSADSIIDFAKLLKNQTLREVCGKEIEKHGYKGKGNFGQILEKFYFGYEPNSDAEPDFKEAGIELKSSPLKTLRNGELRSKERLVLNIINYLEVHKEDFETSSFWKKNAHLLLVFYLHDKDLDLLDYLIKLVDGWQYPNEDLKIIKHDWETINQKIKDGKAHELSEGDTFYLGACTKGSTALKSYRDQPFNVEKAKQRAYSLKQGYVNHIIANIAQEETAVYGKIIDQPEILDLVQSIEDVVISKFQPFYGKSAEHIEQELGLELNQKAKSYFANLTNTILGIELNQKIAEFEKADIRVKTIRLKENNLPKEDVSFPTFKYKEFVRTDWEDSDFKNILESKFFFVFYQFEGEDLILRKVKFWNMPHSDILEAKDVWEKTIKTVSNGGIVKEITDKGIRKTNFPKKTENRVSHVRPHAKNAADTYELPVADKLTGLTEFTKHCFWLNASYVKDEIYLKNSSPNLT; via the coding sequence ATGCTTGATATTACTTCGGCAGATTCAATTATTGATTTTGCCAAACTGCTAAAAAACCAAACTTTACGAGAAGTTTGTGGTAAAGAAATTGAAAAACACGGCTACAAAGGAAAAGGCAATTTTGGTCAAATTTTAGAAAAATTCTATTTCGGTTATGAACCTAATTCTGATGCCGAACCTGATTTTAAAGAAGCAGGAATTGAACTAAAATCTAGTCCTTTAAAAACATTGAGAAATGGAGAATTACGCTCAAAAGAAAGATTGGTTTTAAATATCATAAATTATTTAGAAGTTCATAAAGAGGATTTTGAAACCAGTTCATTTTGGAAGAAAAATGCTCATTTACTTTTGGTGTTTTATCTGCACGATAAAGATTTAGACCTTCTTGATTACCTTATTAAATTGGTTGACGGTTGGCAATACCCTAACGAAGATTTGAAAATTATCAAACACGATTGGGAAACAATAAACCAAAAAATAAAAGACGGTAAAGCACACGAATTATCGGAAGGAGATACATTTTATCTTGGAGCTTGTACAAAAGGTTCAACAGCCTTAAAGTCATATCGTGACCAACCTTTCAATGTTGAAAAAGCAAAACAAAGAGCATATTCGCTTAAACAAGGTTATGTAAATCACATAATAGCAAATATCGCTCAAGAAGAAACTGCGGTTTACGGAAAGATAATTGATCAACCCGAAATTCTTGATTTAGTCCAATCAATTGAAGATGTTGTAATTTCAAAATTTCAACCGTTTTATGGAAAATCAGCAGAGCACATTGAACAAGAATTAGGCTTGGAATTAAATCAAAAAGCTAAAAGTTATTTTGCCAACCTTACAAATACAATTCTTGGAATTGAGTTAAATCAAAAAATAGCGGAGTTTGAAAAAGCAGATATTCGAGTAAAAACAATTAGACTTAAAGAAAATAATTTACCGAAAGAAGATGTTTCATTTCCAACATTTAAATATAAAGAATTTGTTCGAACAGATTGGGAAGATTCCGATTTTAAGAACATATTGGAAAGTAAATTTTTCTTTGTGTTTTACCAATTTGAAGGCGAAGATTTGATTTTACGAAAAGTAAAGTTTTGGAATATGCCACATTCTGATATTCTTGAAGCAAAAGACGTTTGGGAAAAAACGATAAAGACAGTTTCAAATGGAGGAATCGTAAAAGAAATAACCGACAAAGGAATAAGAAAGACAAATTTCCCAAAGAAAACCGAAAACAGAGTGAGCCACGTTAGACCACACGCTAAAAATGCAGCAGACACATATGAATTACCTGTTGCGGATAAACTAACGGGATTGACTGAATTTACAAAACATTGTTTTTGGCTTAACGCAAGTTACGTGAAAGATGAAATATACTTGAAAAATTCGTCACCTAATTTAACTTAA